AACTAAGAGAACTCACAAATTTTACCTTAGCCTGATCACCACCAGTGAAAGTGGCTCTCAGTCTATCTTTCTATCACATACCCAAATTTTTAAAGAACGAACTAGTCAAAGACTAGAAATCAACATTCACCATCAGCACGATGGAATGCTCATTTCTAAGCTCTTACTTCAGAAGCAGTAGTGGTGGAGCCAAGCGGGATCGAACCGCTGACCTCCTGCGTGCAAGGCAGGCGCTCTCCCAGCTGAGCTATGGCCCCGTATTTCTACAGGCGTTTCCCACACAAAATTGGTGGGTCTGGGCAGATTCGAACTGCCGACCTCACCCTTATCAGGGGTGCGCTCTAACCAACTGAGCTACAGACCCAATTTCGGGCTGCTTCTTTCGTCTTCTTCAATGAATCAAGCAATTCGTGTGGGAACTTATGGAGCAGCTGATGTCGTCGATTAAGGAGGTGATCCAGCCGCAGGTTCCCCTACGGCTACCTTGTTACGACTTCACCCCAGTCATGAATCACACCGTGGTAACCGTCCTCCCGAAGGTTAGACTAGCTACTTCTGGTGCAACCCACTCCCATGGTGTGACGGGCGGTGTGTACAAGGCCCGGGAACGTATTCACCGCGACATTCTGATTCGCGATTACTAGCGATTCCGACTTCACGCAGTCGAGTTGCAGACTGCGATCCGGACTACGATCGGTTTTATGGGATTAGCTCCACCTCGCGGCTTGGCAACCCTTTGTACCGACCATTGTAGCACGTGTGTAGCCCAGGCCGTAAGGGCCATGATGACTTGACGTCATCCCCACCTTCCTCCGGTTTGTCACCGGCAGTCTCCTTAGAGTGCCCACCATAACGTGCTGGTAACTAAGGACAAGGGTTGCGCTCGTTACGGGACTTAACCCAACATCTCACGACACGAGCTGACGACAGCCATGCAGCACCTGTCTCAATGTTCCCGAAGGCACCAATCCATCTCTGGAAAGTTCATTGGATGTCAAGGCCTGGTAAGGTTCTTCGCGTTGCTTCGAATTAAACCACATGCTCCACCGCTTGTGCGGGCCCCCGTCAATTCATTTGAGTTTTAACCTTGCGGCCGTACTCCCCAGGCGGTCAACTTAATGCGTTAGCTGCGCCACTAAGAGCTCAAGGCTCCCAACGGCTAGTTGACATCGTTTACGGCGTGGACTACCAGGGTATCTAATCCTGTTTGCTCCCCACGCTTTCGCACCTCAGTGTCAGTATCAGTCCAGGTGGTCGCCTTCGCCACTGGTGTTCCTTCCTATATCTACGCATTTCACCGCTACACAGGAAATTCCACCACCCTCTACCATACTCTAGCTCGCCAGTTTTGGATGCAGTTCCCAGGTTGAGCCCGGGGATTTCACATCCAACTTAACGAACCACCTACGCGCGCTTTACGCCCAGTAATTCCGATTAACGCTTGCACCCTCTGTATTACCGCGGCTGCTGGCACAGAGTTAGCCGGTGCTTATTCTGTCGGTAACGTCAAAATTGCAGAGTATTAATCTACAACCCTTCCTCCCAACTTAAAGTGCTTTACAATCCGAAGACCTTCTTCACACACGCGGCATGGCTGGATCAGGCTTTCGCCCATTGTCCAATATTCCCCACTGCTGCCTCCCGTAGGAGTCTGGACCGTGTCTCAGTTCCAGTGTGACTGATCATCCTCTCAGACCAGTTACGGATCGTCGCCTTGGTGAGCCATTACCTCACCAACTAGCTAATCCGACCTAGGCTCATCTGATAGCGCAAGGCCCGAAGGTCCCCTGCTTTCTCCCGTAGGACGTATGCGGTATTAGCGTTCCTTTCGAAACGTTGTCCCCCACTACCAGGCAGATTCCTAGGCATTACTCACCCGTCCGCCGCTGAATCCAGGAGCAAGCTCCCTTCATCCGCCCGACTTGCATGTGTTAGGCCTGCCGCCAGCGTTCAATCTGAGCCATGATCAAACTCTTCAGTTCAAACATCTTTGGGTTTTTAAGAAACCCTAAACTTGGCTCAGCAATCGTTGGTTACATCTTTGATTTCTCGCGGAGTAACTTGTGATGCTGATAATCTTGTTGACTATCAGTCTGACTCCACAAGCACCCACACGAATTGCTTGATTCAGTTGTTAAAGAGCGGTTGGTTAAGATCTTTCGTCTCAACCGAGGCGCGCATTCTACAGCAGCCTCATTTGCTGTCAAGTGATTATTTTCAGAAGTTTTCGAAGATTTCTTCAACAACTTCAACCACTTGCGCTTCCGATCTCTCGTTAGCGGGAGGCGAATTCTACAGCGTTACACGCTGCTGTCAACACCTCTTTTTCTCCGCTTTCGATCGAGAAGACCGAACCGTTGAAAGCACCAGACAAACCGGCATTTCCAACTCCTTCCAGGCTTCGATGATCTGAAGCAACTCACTATCGAAATCTGCATAACTCATTGAATCTCAAGGAGTTTTCCGTTTCGACTGCGCCGGAAGTGGGGCGAATTATAGGCCTCTAGAATTCGCCGTCAACCCCTTATTTCAACTTTACTCAGATTTCAGCGTAATCCGTGCAAAAGCCTTCTTGCCAGCCTGGCAAACGTGAGTCGCGCCGAGCACATATATAAAGGAGCGATCGACAACCTCACCATCTATACGCACACCACCGGAAGCCAGCAGATCACGAGCCGCCGCCGAGTTCTTCACCAGGCCAGCCTTATTAAGGACAGCAGCAATCGGCATATCCTCGGCAGCAGTCAGCTCAACCTCTGGCAAATCATCTGGCAGCTCGCCGTCCTTCATACGGTTACCCGCACCACGGTGAGCATTGGCAGCAGCCTCTTCCCCATGGAAGCGCGCAACAATTTCTTCAGCCAGCTTGATCTTGATGTCGCGAGGGTTGGCACCCGCCTCTACATCGGCACGGAAAGCATTGATTTCATCCATCGAACGGAAGCTGAGCAGCTCGAAGTAGCGCCACATCAACGCATCCGGAATCGAAACCAGCTTGCTGTACATGACACCCGGCGCTTCCTGGATACCGACGTAGTTGCCCAACGACTTGGACATCTTTTTAACGCCATCCAGTCCTTCGAGCAGCGGCATCGTCAGAATGCACTGAGCTTCCTGACCATAACCACGCTGCAGCTCGCGACCCATCAGCAGGTTGAACTTCTGATCGGTACCGCCCAGCTCAACATCCGCGCGCAATGCAACCGAGTCATACCCCTGAACCAGCGGATAGAGGAACTCATGAATGGCGATTGGCTGGTTGGTGGTATAGCGCTTGTCGAAGTCATCACGCTCAAGCATACGAGCAACGGTGTACTGCGAAGTCAGACGAATAAAGTCTGCAGGCCCCATCTGATCCATCCAGGTGGAGTTGAATGCGACTTCGGTTTTCGCCGGATCAAGAATCTTGAATACCTGAGTCTTGTAGGTCTCGGCATTTTCCAGAACCTGCTCACGGGTCAGCGGCGGACGAGTTGCACTCTTGCCACTCGGATCACCGATCATCCCGGTGAAGTCACCAATCAGGAAGATCACCTGATGCCCCAGCTCCTGGAACTGACGCAGCTTATTAATAAGCACAGTGTGACCAAGGTGCAGATCCGGCGCCGTTGGATCGAAGCCGGCCTTGATTCGCAGCGGCTGGCCACGCTTGAGCTTTTCGATCAGCTCGGACTCGACCAACAGTTCTTCCGCACCACGTTTAATCAGCGCTAGCTGCTCTTCAACCGACTTCATAACAGACCCGCAAGGCTCAGATTCAAAGGGAACCAACCATACAAGATCGCGCACCAATTACAAGTTTTGCCCGGCACACGGACACCAATCCGCAGGCGAGATACCTGCGGACTTGCCTCAGAGATGATTTGGTTATATTTTATACAGTTATTTCATCTTCATCATGTCATTCATCTTTTCCAATTCATCTTTTCAAAGTCAAAACTACTTATGACCACTGAACCGTCTAAAGCGCCACCGCTTTACCCGAAGACCCACCTGCTTGCCGCAAGTGGGATCGCCGCCCTTCTCAGCCTGGCGCTCCTGGTATTTCCTTCCAGTGATGTTGAAGCCAAAAAGACGACCCTGAGCCTTGAACTGGAAAGTCCTGCCGAACAACTGACACAAGATCAAGACGCTGCTGATGCGGTTCAAGCCACAAATGAACCAGTAGCCTCACCTTTCGCACAAATCGAAAACAGCGCAGAAGACACACCCGAAACCGCCCAGGCCGCACCAGCGCCTGCACCGGTCGCGCCTGAAAAGAAGGCTCCAGGCCACAGGGAAGTGATCGTCTCCAAGGGTGACACCCTTTCGACACTGTTCGAAAAGGTCGGCCTCCCCGCCGCTGCCGTGCACGAAGTTCTGGCCAGCGACAAACAGGCCAAGCAGTTCAGCCAGCTCAAACACGGTCAGAAACTCGAATTCGAACTCAATCCACAAGGTCAACTGACCAATCTGCACAGCAAGGTCAGCGACGTTGAAACCATCACCCTGACCAAGAACGACAAGGGTTACGTCTTCAACCGCGTTACCGCCAAGCCAACCGTTCGTACCGCCTATGTCCACGGCGTGATCAATAGCTCGCTGTCCCAGTCCGCCGCCCGCGCCGGCCTGTCCCACAGCCTGACCATGGATATGGCCAGCGTGTTCGGTTACGACGTCGACTTCGCCCAGGATATCCGCCAGGGTGACGAGTTCGACGTGATCTACGAACAGAAAGTGGTCAATGGTAAAGCCGTCGGAAACGGCCCGATCCTGTCCGCCCGCTTCACCAACCGCGGCAAGACTTACACCGCCGTGCGCTACACCAACAAGCAAGGTAACAGCAGCTACTACACTGCCGACGGCAACAGCATGCGCAAGGCGTTCATCCGTACCCCGGTGGACTTCGCCCGCATCAGCTCCAAGTTTTCCATGGGCCGCAAACACCCGATCCTCAACAAGATCCGCGCCCACAAAGGTGTCGACTACGCCGCCCCACGCGGTACGCCAATCAAGGCTGCCGGCGATGGCAAAGTACTGTTGGCCGGTCGCCGTGGTGGTTACGGCAACACCGTGATCATTCAGCACGGCAATACCTACCGCACGCTGTACGGCCACATGCAAGGCTTCGCCAAAGGCGTAAAAACCGGCGGTACCGTCAAGCAGGGCCAGGTGATCGGTTACATCGGCACCACCGGCCTGTCCACCGGTCCGCACCTGCACTACGAGTTCCAGGTCAATGGCGTTCACGTCGACCCATTGGGCCAGAAGCTGCCAATGGCCGATCCGATCGCCAAATCCGAGCGCGCACGCTTCCTGGCGCAGAGTCAGCCGTTGATGGCTCGCATGGACCAAGAGAAGGCCACCATGCTGGCCTCGAGCAAGCGTTAAGCCATGGCTCTTTATATCGGCGTGATGTCCGGAACCAGCCTCGATGGTCTGGACATCGCCCTGATCGAGCAGACCTCGACGATCAACCTGATCGCCACGCACTACACTCCCATGCCTGAATCCCTGCGCGCCGAGCTGCTTGGCTTGTGCGCCAGCGGCCCCGACGAAATTGCCCGCTCAGCCATCGCCCAGCAAAACTGGGTGAAACTTGCCGCCGAGGGCATCCACGTCCTGCTCGAACAGCAACAGCTCAAACCCGAAGCCATTCGCGCGATCGGCAGCCACGGCCAGACCATTCGCCACGAACCGGCACGTGGTTTCACCGTGCAGATCGGCAACCCTGCCCTGCTGACCGAGCTGACCGGCATTACGGTAGTCAGTGACTTCCGCAGCCGCGATGTGGCTGCCGGCGGTCAAGGCGCCCCTCTGGTTCCTGCCTTCCATGAAGCGTTGTTCGAAGAGCGTATCGGTAACCGCGCAGTCCTGAATGTCGGCGGTTTCAGCAATCTCAGTCTGATCGAGCCGAACAAGCCTGTAGCCGGTTTCGACTGCGGCCCTGGGAATGTTCTGATGGATGCGTGGATTCATCGACGGCGTGGCGAAAACTATGATCGCAGCGGTGAATGGGCAGCCTGCGGCAAAGTTGAACCAACCCTTCTCAAGGCATTGTTGAGCGATTCCTTCTTCTCGACCAAAGGTCCGAAGAGCACCGGCCGGGAAGTGTTCAACCTGCCCTGGCTGGAACAGCAACTGTCACACCTGCCGGATTTCGCTCCTGAAAACGTACAGGCAACGCTGCTCGAACTGACAGCGCTGACCATCGTCGAATCACTGCAAAGCGCTCAATCGAATACCGAAGAACTCCTGGTCTGCGGCGGCGGCGCCCACAACGCCACGCTGATGAAGCGCCTGGCTGACCTGTTGCCCAACACGAAAGTCGCCAGCACTGCGACTCACGGTGTCGATCCAGACTGGGTTGAAGCCATGGCCTTCGCTTGGCTGGCCCATTGCTGCCTTGAAGGCATCACCGCCAATCGCCCCAGCGTCACCGGTGCAAAAGGTCTGCGCATACTTGGCGCCATCTACCCCAATTGAGATAAAACGCAGATAACAAAACGCCGCAGAACCGTGAGGTTCTGCGGCGTTTTATTGTGTACGGTGAAGCGAGATCAGATCGAGAACGAAGAACCGCAACCACAAGTCGTGGTGGCATTCGGGTTCTTGATCACGAAGCGCGAACCTTCCAGACCTTCCTGGTAGTCCACCTCGGCACCCGCCAGGTACTGGAAGCTCATCGGATCAACCACCAGGCTCACACCTTCGCGCTCGACGATGGTGTCGTCCTCGGCCACATCCTCATCGAAGGTGAAGCCGTACTGAAACCCTGAACAACCGCCGCCCGTAACGAATACGCGCAGCTTCAAGCGATCATTCCCCTCTTCATCGACCAGGCTCTTCACCTTGTGCGCGGCACCCTGAGTGAATTGCAAAGCCGTGGGGGTGAAGGATTCGACGCTCATGCTGACTATCTCCCGGCGTTACGCCGCCATAATGCGTGATGACGCGCATTATCCGCTTGTCCTAGAAAATCGGTCAACTATTGTTACGGTATATCAATAAAGCCATCAGCGACCCAGAATGCAAAAAGGCCCGTCAGACGGGCCTTTTCACCAAGCAAGATCAGTCTTACGGCAGCATGCCTGCGTGGGACAGACCCAGACGCTCATCCAGCCCGAACAGAATGTTCATGTTCTGCACCGCCTGGCCCGATGCGCCCTTGACCAGGTTATCGATCACCGAAAGCACCACTACCAGATCACCATCCTGTGGACGATGAACCGCAATACGGCAAACGTTCGCGCCTCGCACGCTGCGGGTTTCCGGATGGCTGCCGGCCGGCATCACGTCGACGAACGGTTCATTGGCATAACGCTTTTCGAACAGCGCCTGCAGATCCACGGAGCGATCCACCACGGTCGCATAGAGCGTGGAATGAATGCCACGAATCATCGGCGTCAGGTGTGGCACGAAAGTCAGGCCGACATCCTTGCCCGCTGCACGGCGCAGACCCTGACGAATTTCCGGCAGATGACGGTGACCTTTCACCGCATAAGCCTTCATGCTTTCCGACGTCTCGGAGTACAGCGAACCTACGGCAGCACCACGACCGGCACCGCTGACACCGGACTTGCAGTCGGCAATCAGCAGCGAAGTATCGGCCAGACCTGCCTCAAGCAATGGCAGGAAACCCAGCTGCGTTGCGGTCGGATAGCAACCCGGCACCGCGATCAGGCGGGCTTTCTTGATTTGCTCACGGTTGACTTCCGGCAAGCCGTAAACCGCTTCGTCCAGCAGCTCCGGCGCACCGTGCGGCTGGCCGTACCACTTGGCCCATTCATCGGCGTCCTGCAGGCGGAAGTCGGCCGACAGGTCAATGACCTTGGTGCCCGCTGCCAGCAATTCACCGGCCAGTGCATGGGCAACGCCGTGCGGAGTCGCGAAGAACACCACGTCGCAAGCGCCCAGGGTCTTGATGTCCGGCACGCTGAACGCCAGGCCGTCGTAGTGGCCGCGCAGGTTCGGGTACATGTCAGCCACGGCCAGACCGGCCTCGGATCGGGAAGTGATCACCACCACTTCTGCCTGCGGATGCTGTGCCAACAGACGCAGCAGTTCGACACCGGTGTAACCCGTGCCGCCGACGATACCGACCTTGACCATAAACCTGCCCTCAACGAACCCACTGGAAAGCCGTCGATAATAGGGGCCGCGCGCCCCTGCGACAACCGTCAAGGTGACGTGCGGACGCTCAAGCCTCTACTATCCGGCCTACCGTGAATGAGGGAAAAACCAAAAATGCTCTATCTATGGATCAAAGCGCTGCATATCGTCAGCATCGTGTGCTGGTTTGCCGGACTGTTCTACCTGCCGCGACTGTTCGTCTACCACGCACAAAGTGAAGATACGATCAGCAAGGAACGCTTCAGCGTCATGGAGCGCAAGCTGTATCGCGGCATCATGGGGCCGGCGATGATCGCCGCGCTGATCTTCGGCGGCTGGCTGATTTACCTGAACCCGAGCATCTTCAGCAGCGGTGGCTGGATTCACGCCAAACTGACCCTGGTGGTGCTGCTGATCGGTTATCACCACATGTGTGGCGCGCAGGTAAAACGTTTTGCCCGTGGCGAGAACACCCGCAGCCATGTCTTTTATCGCTGGTTCAATGAAGTCCCGGTTCTGATATTGCTGGCTATCGTAATTCTGGTCGTGGTCAAGCCGTTCTAACTTCAACTGGTTCAACTTTCCGGGGTACTTCCGATGTCGCTGCCCGCTCTGCTCGAACAACGTCTGCGCCTCCCAGTCGTGGCTGCGCCGATGTTCCTGATTTCCAATCCCGAACTGGTGCTCGCGTGCTGCCGCAATGGCGTGGTGGGCAGCTTTCCGGCGCTCAACCAACGCGAAAGCAGCGGATTCAAGGCCTGGCTGGAACAGATCGAAGCGGGACTGGCGACACTGGATAACCCGGCGCCTTATGCCGTGAACCTGATTGTTCACAAGAGCAATCCGCGTCTGCAGGCGGATCTGAACATCTGCGTCGAACACAAAGTACCCATCGTCATCACCAGCCTCGGTGCGGTGAAGGAGTTGGTGGACGCCGTGCACAGCTATGGCGGCCTGGTGTTCCACGACGTGACGACTCGCCGCCATGCGGAAAAAGCCGCTGAAGCCGGCGTCGATGGCTTGATCGCCGTTGCCGCCGGCGCCGGTGGCCATGCCGGCACCTGGAGCCCGTTCTCACTGATCGCAGAGATTCGCCAGTTCTTCGACAAAACGCTGCTGCTTGCAGGATGTTTGAACCACGGCCATGAGATTCTCGCCGCACAGCTGCTCGGCGCGGATTTGGCCTACTTCGGTACGCGATTCATCGGTACGACTGAAAGTCATGCGCCCGACGCCTACAAGGAGATGCTCCTGACAGCCAAGGCAGCGGACATCATTCATACTCCTGCCGTGTCTGGAGTTCCGGCCAGCTTCATGCGCCAAAGCCTGGAGGCTGCCGGCTTCGATATGGCGGCACTGCAAGGCAAGGGTGAAGTGAACTTCGGCGACAAACTCAAGCCGATCAACGATGAGGCCAAAGCCTGGAAAACCGTGTGGTCAGCCGGCCAGGGGGTTGGCCAGATCGAAGACCTGCCAAGCGTGGACCAACTGGTGGCGCGCCTCGATGCAGAGTATCGCCAGGCCCTGGAACATGCGGCACAGCTACCGAACCGCTGGCCGCGCTGAGAAAATTCCGGCCAGTTGCAGCCTGACTGGCCTTACACTTGGCGGCTGCGACACGTCTCAACTCAATTTCTTCGCGACAAGGATGCCTCGGCCATGAGCGAAACCCGCTACAAGATCGTTTTCGACGGTGCCCTGCAGCCCGGTGTCGATATCAACACAGCCAAACTCAACCTGGCCAATCTGTTCAAGAGCGACGTGGCCGCCATCGAACGCCTGTTCAATGGCCGCGCCGTCGCCCTCAAACGCGACCTGTCGCACAACGATGCCCAGGCTTATCTGCAAGCGCTGGGCAAGACCGGGATCGACGCCCGGATCGAACCGGAAACGACCATCGAACTGAATCTGTCCGATGTACAGGAGCACTCCGCCGCCGTGGCTGAGTCCGATTCGCCTTATGCACCGCCTCGGGCCAGTGTCGGTGAACAACTGGCAGAATTCGCCACACTCAAACCCTTCAGCGTCGAAGGTCGGATCGGACGCCTGCGCTACCTGGCATGGTCGATGGTATTGAGTCTGGTAACCCTGCCGATCGTCGGCGTTTTCGCGCTGATCGGTCTGGGGCTGGTGAGTACCGACTCGACCAGCGGCCTGATCATCGGCGGTATCTTTGCCTTCTTCCTGTTCCTGGCCTTCGCGATCGTCGGCATCCTGTTCAGCATTCAGCGTCTGCACGACATCGGCTGGTCCGGCTGGCTCTGGCTGCTGACACTCGTACCTTTCGTGGGCAGCTTCTTCCCGCTGGTGATCATGGTCATGCCGGGCAATACCGGCGCCAACCGCTATGGCCCACCGCCGCCACCGAACAGTACCGCCGTCAAAGTGCTGTGCTCCCTGTGGATCGTCTTCATCGGCCTGTTCTTTGTCGGTGGAATGCTGGGCGGGATTTCCGCCATCCAGCAGGAGTACGAAACCAGCCTCGAAAGCAGTTATGAAAGCGGTTCAGTGACCGC
This genomic window from Pseudomonas kribbensis contains:
- the tyrS gene encoding tyrosine--tRNA ligase, with the translated sequence MKSVEEQLALIKRGAEELLVESELIEKLKRGQPLRIKAGFDPTAPDLHLGHTVLINKLRQFQELGHQVIFLIGDFTGMIGDPSGKSATRPPLTREQVLENAETYKTQVFKILDPAKTEVAFNSTWMDQMGPADFIRLTSQYTVARMLERDDFDKRYTTNQPIAIHEFLYPLVQGYDSVALRADVELGGTDQKFNLLMGRELQRGYGQEAQCILTMPLLEGLDGVKKMSKSLGNYVGIQEAPGVMYSKLVSIPDALMWRYFELLSFRSMDEINAFRADVEAGANPRDIKIKLAEEIVARFHGEEAAANAHRGAGNRMKDGELPDDLPEVELTAAEDMPIAAVLNKAGLVKNSAAARDLLASGGVRIDGEVVDRSFIYVLGATHVCQAGKKAFARITLKSE
- a CDS encoding peptidoglycan DD-metalloendopeptidase family protein: MTTEPSKAPPLYPKTHLLAASGIAALLSLALLVFPSSDVEAKKTTLSLELESPAEQLTQDQDAADAVQATNEPVASPFAQIENSAEDTPETAQAAPAPAPVAPEKKAPGHREVIVSKGDTLSTLFEKVGLPAAAVHEVLASDKQAKQFSQLKHGQKLEFELNPQGQLTNLHSKVSDVETITLTKNDKGYVFNRVTAKPTVRTAYVHGVINSSLSQSAARAGLSHSLTMDMASVFGYDVDFAQDIRQGDEFDVIYEQKVVNGKAVGNGPILSARFTNRGKTYTAVRYTNKQGNSSYYTADGNSMRKAFIRTPVDFARISSKFSMGRKHPILNKIRAHKGVDYAAPRGTPIKAAGDGKVLLAGRRGGYGNTVIIQHGNTYRTLYGHMQGFAKGVKTGGTVKQGQVIGYIGTTGLSTGPHLHYEFQVNGVHVDPLGQKLPMADPIAKSERARFLAQSQPLMARMDQEKATMLASSKR
- a CDS encoding anhydro-N-acetylmuramic acid kinase; this translates as MALYIGVMSGTSLDGLDIALIEQTSTINLIATHYTPMPESLRAELLGLCASGPDEIARSAIAQQNWVKLAAEGIHVLLEQQQLKPEAIRAIGSHGQTIRHEPARGFTVQIGNPALLTELTGITVVSDFRSRDVAAGGQGAPLVPAFHEALFEERIGNRAVLNVGGFSNLSLIEPNKPVAGFDCGPGNVLMDAWIHRRRGENYDRSGEWAACGKVEPTLLKALLSDSFFSTKGPKSTGREVFNLPWLEQQLSHLPDFAPENVQATLLELTALTIVESLQSAQSNTEELLVCGGGAHNATLMKRLADLLPNTKVASTATHGVDPDWVEAMAFAWLAHCCLEGITANRPSVTGAKGLRILGAIYPN
- the erpA gene encoding iron-sulfur cluster insertion protein ErpA gives rise to the protein MSVESFTPTALQFTQGAAHKVKSLVDEEGNDRLKLRVFVTGGGCSGFQYGFTFDEDVAEDDTIVEREGVSLVVDPMSFQYLAGAEVDYQEGLEGSRFVIKNPNATTTCGCGSSFSI
- the argC gene encoding N-acetyl-gamma-glutamyl-phosphate reductase: MVKVGIVGGTGYTGVELLRLLAQHPQAEVVVITSRSEAGLAVADMYPNLRGHYDGLAFSVPDIKTLGACDVVFFATPHGVAHALAGELLAAGTKVIDLSADFRLQDADEWAKWYGQPHGAPELLDEAVYGLPEVNREQIKKARLIAVPGCYPTATQLGFLPLLEAGLADTSLLIADCKSGVSGAGRGAAVGSLYSETSESMKAYAVKGHRHLPEIRQGLRRAAGKDVGLTFVPHLTPMIRGIHSTLYATVVDRSVDLQALFEKRYANEPFVDVMPAGSHPETRSVRGANVCRIAVHRPQDGDLVVVLSVIDNLVKGASGQAVQNMNILFGLDERLGLSHAGMLP
- the hemJ gene encoding protoporphyrinogen oxidase HemJ, which translates into the protein MLYLWIKALHIVSIVCWFAGLFYLPRLFVYHAQSEDTISKERFSVMERKLYRGIMGPAMIAALIFGGWLIYLNPSIFSSGGWIHAKLTLVVLLIGYHHMCGAQVKRFARGENTRSHVFYRWFNEVPVLILLAIVILVVVKPF
- a CDS encoding NAD(P)H-dependent flavin oxidoreductase — its product is MSLPALLEQRLRLPVVAAPMFLISNPELVLACCRNGVVGSFPALNQRESSGFKAWLEQIEAGLATLDNPAPYAVNLIVHKSNPRLQADLNICVEHKVPIVITSLGAVKELVDAVHSYGGLVFHDVTTRRHAEKAAEAGVDGLIAVAAGAGGHAGTWSPFSLIAEIRQFFDKTLLLAGCLNHGHEILAAQLLGADLAYFGTRFIGTTESHAPDAYKEMLLTAKAADIIHTPAVSGVPASFMRQSLEAAGFDMAALQGKGEVNFGDKLKPINDEAKAWKTVWSAGQGVGQIEDLPSVDQLVARLDAEYRQALEHAAQLPNRWPR
- a CDS encoding DUF805 domain-containing protein, with translation MSETRYKIVFDGALQPGVDINTAKLNLANLFKSDVAAIERLFNGRAVALKRDLSHNDAQAYLQALGKTGIDARIEPETTIELNLSDVQEHSAAVAESDSPYAPPRASVGEQLAEFATLKPFSVEGRIGRLRYLAWSMVLSLVTLPIVGVFALIGLGLVSTDSTSGLIIGGIFAFFLFLAFAIVGILFSIQRLHDIGWSGWLWLLTLVPFVGSFFPLVIMVMPGNTGANRYGPPPPPNSTAVKVLCSLWIVFIGLFFVGGMLGGISAIQQEYETSLESSYESGSVTADEVDVEVEPVPNPVDDAAEPAPAPVDSAKE